A single window of Leptolyngbya ohadii IS1 DNA harbors:
- a CDS encoding cellulose biosynthesis cyclic di-GMP-binding regulatory protein BcsB, which translates to MRDSRHRLPHQGNCIKSESSSSNRSPFQPSPEGSLKGLLKRSLRRSLLYIGLFSCSLTLSVLGLTATATEISSPSPSSPNSTSNQTSVNQTNNSPSNSASSAKSSAFALPTSIPDPVVAPAKLSEYVLEFSRSPLVGNRMRLESIYSEARLRFTRPQDWKPKTAKLELRYRHSPALYATRSNLNVLVNGTSVGSVPLNQREGKIISSVFNVPVDLLQDYNEVTIAALQNNSPTCTQDPYDPSLWTEILPDSKLVFGVESQPVGMNFSRFPYPFLDVLSLDAPQIAFLAPSTINEDWLTPAARLQSAIGQFAQYREVNSRTIKSLDQIRENERLMVIGTPGSQPIIADLDLPLALQGNQLRDEQGKVLPPDVGVLMLTTAEDDRIPVLIATGNGEAGVAKAVQALVQRPDREIATGSLMLIDETQPIAAPPLREWGGYLPTQNQFKLSDLRTFDNQPYQDVTVRGSHAPALEFDFRALPDEQILHGSTMTLVYSYSPQVNPLTSQVEVQLDGVPLGGDRLTSIDGENRQTLKLDIPEGTVRPTSKVRVNFRLDPRERRSCSRVTDQQLWGTIHSDTSFDLRRDQMTRLPDLKLMQSGYPFAAPQDLSNLAIVLPKEPNETELNLMLELSERLGRLTRADAIQVQVYRVDKLPQEIQNDRHLVAIGKQSRFPLPKVFEPQGFALQGSMTRQWGDSQAQAADDGEGVIRSVLSPWNPERVIVALTGQTDKGLEQVRYVMQRDFLFSQLEGDTVLVGTNRENPSPYDPGDYRLEFLRQSPQRQIITESGWQEWLRVFQGNWYVLAPGFIAATLILYAVMQVYLKKVIGQER; encoded by the coding sequence ATGAGAGATTCCCGTCACCGTCTACCCCACCAGGGCAACTGCATCAAGTCTGAATCTTCCAGTTCAAATCGATCGCCTTTCCAACCATCTCCAGAAGGCTCTCTCAAGGGGTTGTTGAAACGATCTCTCAGACGATCGCTCCTGTATATCGGGCTGTTTAGCTGTAGTTTGACCTTGAGTGTTTTAGGTTTGACTGCAACCGCAACCGAAATCAGTTCTCCGTCGCCTTCATCCCCCAATTCAACATCCAATCAAACTTCCGTCAATCAAACCAATAATTCCCCTTCCAATTCAGCATCATCGGCAAAATCCTCTGCCTTTGCTCTGCCCACCAGCATTCCCGATCCGGTTGTGGCACCCGCAAAGCTCAGTGAATATGTGCTGGAGTTTAGCCGGAGTCCGCTTGTGGGGAATCGAATGCGGTTAGAAAGTATTTACAGTGAGGCAAGGCTGCGCTTTACTCGCCCCCAGGACTGGAAACCGAAGACCGCGAAGTTAGAGCTACGCTATCGCCACTCCCCTGCCCTTTACGCCACGCGATCGAATCTAAATGTACTGGTCAACGGAACCAGCGTGGGCAGTGTACCGCTGAATCAGCGCGAAGGCAAAATTATCAGCAGCGTGTTTAACGTGCCGGTGGATCTGCTGCAAGACTACAACGAGGTGACGATCGCCGCGCTACAAAATAACTCGCCTACCTGTACCCAAGATCCCTACGATCCGTCGCTGTGGACAGAAATCCTGCCCGACTCGAAGCTGGTGTTTGGCGTAGAGTCTCAGCCTGTGGGAATGAATTTTAGCCGCTTTCCCTATCCGTTCCTGGATGTCCTGAGCCTGGATGCACCCCAGATTGCTTTCCTTGCACCCAGTACCATCAATGAAGACTGGCTCACGCCAGCAGCCCGTTTGCAAAGCGCGATCGGACAGTTTGCCCAATACCGGGAAGTGAATAGCCGCACGATTAAGTCTCTGGATCAGATCAGGGAAAATGAGCGGCTCATGGTGATTGGTACGCCGGGAAGTCAGCCGATTATCGCGGATTTAGACCTGCCGCTAGCGCTCCAAGGGAACCAGCTGCGCGACGAGCAGGGGAAAGTTTTGCCGCCGGATGTGGGAGTTCTGATGCTGACCACCGCTGAGGACGATCGGATTCCGGTTCTCATTGCTACGGGGAACGGGGAAGCAGGTGTGGCAAAGGCAGTGCAGGCATTGGTCCAGCGTCCCGATCGCGAAATTGCCACGGGGAGCCTGATGCTGATTGATGAAACCCAGCCGATCGCGGCTCCACCCCTGCGGGAATGGGGAGGTTATTTGCCCACGCAAAACCAGTTTAAGCTGAGCGATCTTCGCACGTTTGACAATCAGCCTTACCAGGATGTCACGGTGCGCGGCTCCCATGCTCCAGCGCTGGAATTTGATTTTCGGGCATTGCCGGACGAGCAGATTCTCCACGGCAGCACGATGACCCTGGTGTACAGCTACAGTCCCCAGGTGAATCCCCTCACCTCCCAGGTGGAAGTTCAGCTTGATGGCGTGCCTCTGGGCGGCGATCGCCTGACCTCGATCGATGGAGAAAATCGTCAAACGCTCAAGCTCGACATTCCCGAAGGGACAGTGAGACCGACCTCTAAAGTTCGGGTAAACTTCCGGCTTGACCCGCGAGAACGGCGCTCCTGTAGCCGCGTTACCGATCAGCAGCTCTGGGGCACAATCCACAGCGACACCTCGTTTGATCTGCGCCGAGACCAGATGACCCGCCTCCCGGATCTGAAGCTGATGCAGTCCGGCTATCCCTTTGCGGCTCCGCAGGATTTATCGAATCTGGCGATCGTCCTGCCCAAGGAACCCAACGAAACCGAACTCAACCTGATGCTGGAGCTGAGCGAACGTCTGGGACGGCTCACTCGCGCTGATGCGATTCAGGTACAGGTCTACCGGGTAGACAAACTGCCACAGGAAATTCAGAACGATCGTCATTTGGTTGCGATCGGCAAACAGTCTCGCTTTCCCTTGCCTAAGGTGTTTGAACCCCAGGGATTTGCGCTGCAAGGTTCCATGACCCGGCAGTGGGGCGACAGTCAGGCTCAGGCAGCAGACGATGGGGAAGGCGTGATTCGATCGGTTCTCTCTCCCTGGAATCCAGAGCGGGTGATCGTCGCTTTGACCGGACAGACAGACAAAGGACTGGAGCAGGTGCGATACGTAATGCAGCGGGATTTCCTGTTCAGTCAGCTTGAGGGTGATACGGTTCTGGTCGGCACGAATCGGGAAAATCCTTCGCCCTACGATCCGGGGGATTATCGTCTGGAGTTTTTGCGGCAGTCTCCCCAGCGCCAGATTATCACCGAGAGCGGCTGGCAGGAATGGCTGCGCGTGTTCCAGGGCAACTGGTATGTGCTGGCTCCTGGATTTATCGCAGCAACGCTAATTTTGTATGCCGTCATGCAGGTTTATCTCAAAAAAGTAATCGGACAGGAACGCTAA
- a CDS encoding tetratricopeptide repeat protein translates to MKSLSLIRLLSVLSALTLTVSLPAVAQADPLTRQGYTLLDRGWVNDAIPAFRRALQNNPRSLEARLGLAIAYQRAGQDSNAWNAYQQVIQQDPNNRQALAAIGLLGTYRPEWNQGGINALTALLNLTPTDRKLRAQRALLYGYQGQFEAAIGDYEILLTETVQPETLLQAAQIYTYSGDFITGRELFDRYRAGATIPNSAISAYAQTLQATGDVPQSIEILETRLQSIRSLDPSAMDMRSVLAVSYAMNQQVDRAFTVLEPLRDIKAARLPLARALSAIGRTFSDAEPYEAAVTLYRQALAETPNPSAGLMREVADVMSESQIALAEAIQLYDRLIVQQPQKPSIQVKRAIAAYDLRQISRPQLEQTLKTILATLPASAVERRAITIGLNRLTPPDTGLLPIYQALRDVAANVPFLYFRLAQIALEQGNFAGTRSAIAEYQATPRGSTDLGVELLLAELERQEGNLDGSADRYDKLIQTTETQPFQIKIYEDAMRGLAGVRLMQGRSEDALKIYDRLIARNPDDLSSQMGRASIAYALNQISEAEAEAVLSQWEPSAAPSVTAPSVAVPPELFLLVSTLPAAESRSSLYDTLLAIDPNNLGINRRWVQLWASRDADRATARVNELITANPNDASVYFLQGELAQQLGNLTQAGEAYETILTQQPNNSDALLALGGVRFEQQQLSEARTLFERVLALRPNDPEILRILAEISLAQDQPVAALNQLREMEQSSPEPNSQISDRLDQLQIDLLRRRGFQPSWERY, encoded by the coding sequence ATGAAGTCATTAAGTTTAATCAGGTTACTGAGCGTTCTTTCTGCCCTCACGCTGACCGTTTCTTTGCCGGCTGTCGCCCAGGCTGATCCGCTAACTCGTCAGGGCTATACGCTGCTCGATCGCGGCTGGGTAAATGATGCAATTCCGGCTTTTCGGCGTGCCCTTCAAAATAATCCCCGATCGCTGGAAGCTCGTTTGGGGTTGGCGATCGCCTATCAGCGGGCAGGACAGGACAGCAATGCGTGGAATGCCTATCAGCAGGTAATCCAGCAAGATCCGAATAATCGGCAGGCTTTAGCGGCGATCGGGTTACTGGGCACCTATCGTCCAGAGTGGAATCAGGGCGGTATTAATGCGCTCACGGCTCTGCTGAACCTGACGCCAACCGATCGCAAACTTCGGGCGCAGCGAGCACTGCTGTACGGCTATCAGGGACAGTTCGAGGCAGCGATCGGCGACTACGAGATTCTGCTCACAGAAACGGTTCAGCCGGAAACCCTGCTGCAAGCGGCACAGATTTACACCTACAGCGGCGACTTTATTACCGGACGCGAGTTATTCGATCGCTATCGGGCAGGCGCAACGATTCCCAATTCAGCCATCAGTGCCTATGCCCAGACCCTCCAGGCAACCGGAGATGTGCCTCAGTCGATCGAGATTTTAGAAACCCGGCTTCAGTCGATTCGATCGTTAGACCCGTCCGCGATGGATATGCGATCGGTGCTGGCAGTTTCCTATGCCATGAATCAGCAGGTTGATCGGGCATTTACCGTCCTGGAACCCCTGCGCGACATCAAAGCGGCACGACTTCCCCTTGCTAGGGCACTCAGCGCGATCGGGCGGACTTTCTCGGATGCGGAACCCTACGAGGCAGCCGTGACCCTGTACCGTCAGGCATTAGCGGAAACCCCCAATCCGTCAGCGGGACTGATGCGGGAAGTGGCAGACGTGATGAGCGAATCGCAAATCGCCCTAGCTGAGGCAATCCAGCTCTACGATCGTCTGATTGTCCAGCAGCCCCAGAAGCCCAGCATCCAGGTCAAACGGGCGATCGCTGCCTACGATTTGCGCCAGATTTCCCGCCCTCAGCTTGAACAAACGCTCAAAACAATTCTGGCGACCCTGCCCGCCTCTGCCGTCGAACGACGCGCCATTACGATCGGTCTGAATCGGCTAACGCCTCCCGATACAGGACTGCTACCCATCTATCAGGCATTGCGCGATGTGGCGGCAAACGTGCCCTTCCTCTATTTCCGGCTGGCGCAGATCGCTCTGGAGCAGGGGAATTTTGCGGGGACGCGATCGGCAATTGCGGAATATCAAGCCACTCCGAGAGGCAGCACCGATCTGGGCGTTGAACTGCTGCTGGCAGAACTGGAACGGCAGGAAGGCAATCTGGACGGCAGCGCCGATCGCTACGACAAGCTGATTCAAACTACAGAAACCCAGCCCTTCCAGATCAAAATCTACGAAGATGCCATGCGCGGACTGGCAGGGGTGCGGCTGATGCAGGGACGATCGGAGGATGCGCTAAAAATCTACGATCGACTGATTGCCCGGAATCCCGACGATCTGAGCAGTCAGATGGGGCGCGCCAGCATTGCCTATGCACTGAATCAAATCTCTGAAGCAGAAGCAGAAGCCGTTTTGAGCCAGTGGGAACCCTCTGCGGCTCCATCCGTGACGGCTCCATCTGTGGCTGTGCCGCCGGAACTGTTTCTGCTGGTAAGTACCCTGCCCGCCGCCGAATCGCGATCGTCTCTGTACGATACCCTGCTGGCGATCGATCCGAATAATTTAGGCATTAACCGCCGCTGGGTGCAGCTTTGGGCAAGCCGAGATGCCGATCGCGCCACTGCCAGAGTGAATGAACTCATTACCGCCAACCCCAACGATGCCAGCGTCTACTTCTTGCAGGGCGAACTGGCACAGCAGCTTGGCAACCTGACTCAGGCAGGCGAGGCATACGAAACCATTCTGACCCAACAGCCCAACAATTCTGATGCGCTACTGGCACTCGGCGGCGTCCGATTTGAGCAACAGCAGCTCAGCGAAGCCCGTACCCTGTTCGAGCGCGTCCTGGCTCTGCGACCCAATGATCCGGAAATTCTCCGTATTCTTGCGGAAATAAGTTTAGCGCAGGATCAGCCCGTCGCCGCCCTCAACCAGCTTCGCGAAATGGAACAGTCCTCCCCCGAACCTAATTCCCAAATTAGCGATCGCCTCGACCAGCTCCAAATTGACCTCCTGCGACGACGCGGATTCCAACCCTCCTGGGAGCGTTACTAG